One Papaver somniferum cultivar HN1 chromosome 10, ASM357369v1, whole genome shotgun sequence genomic window carries:
- the LOC113317936 gene encoding subtilisin-like protease SBT5.4: MGSRRIILSLLVISVLACLGKPTSATKKAYVVYLGSHDHGHPEPNDEHFAKATEYHYELLASVLGSKEKAKESLISSYTKYINGFAANLEKEEAEKLAKHPDVVSVFLSKKKTLQTTHSWKFLGMDKIEAEPKWKTSEGSNLIIGALDTGVWPESESFRDDGMGPIPSKWKGSCDKGIPCNRKLIGAKHFNYGNLAMKADIYNIIEETDQTTARDTEGHGTHTLSIAAGSPVPGTSIFGFGQGTARGTLPNARVAAYKVCWPPVDENTIGCCDIDILAGFDAAIHDGVDIISASIATSFAAGEPQPEYYMDATAIGAFHAVKKGIVVVCSAGNGGPDASTVGNVAPWIITVGASVMDRGFSNYVQLGDNRRFKGQSLATTALPEKKQYPLVNAAKVKLPEADDYDALACKEGTLDPELVKGKIVACVDGYIPRTIKGQVVADAGGVGMIVLNDMPSDCYADLHLHPASHLFENATTIIDYIADSPNPTACISNPETDFGLNPALACFSSRGPNSLTYDVLKPDIIAPGMSILASYSPEGMATELATDKRRLLFNVLSGTSMASPHVAGMVGVIKSAHPDWTPSEIKSALMTTARTRDHLGETLRDQCINNVEADPFGYGAGHVRLVRALDPGLVYPLTMHEYWNFFCSIGYNESQFAKFFKKPFVCPKQSCTLDFNYPAITIPGLSGSVTISRLLKNVGTPGIYNASIIEPWGISVTVAPKTLKFEKVGEKKMFRLTIKAKDGMKPKTFVFGKLKWSDGVHSVRSPISVSLEQATDS, translated from the exons ATGGGGAGTAGGAGGATTATCCTTTCCCTACTAGTCATTTCTGTTTTGGCTTGCTTAGGGAAACCCACCTCTGCAACTAAAAAA GCTTATGTGGTGTATTTAGGGTCACATGATCATGGTCACCCGGAACCCAATGACGAACATTTTGCGAAAGCAACCGAATATCACTATGAGCTTCTTGCATCAGTATTGGGAAG TAAAGAGAAGGCGAAAGAATCCCTCATTTCTTCGTATACTAAATACATTAACGGGTTCGCTGCAAATCTCGAAAAAGAAGAAGCAGAAAAACTTGCAA AACACCCTGATGTTGTATCagtctttttgagtaagaaaaagaCATTGCAAACAACCCATTCTTGGAAATTTCTTGGGATGGATAAAATTGAAGCAGAACCAAAGTGGAAAACATCGGAAGGCAGCAATCTAATCATCGGTGCCCTTGACACCG GGGTCTGGCCAGAGTCTGAGAGCTTCAGAGATGATGGAATGGGACCTATTCCATCTAAATGGAAAGGATCCTGCGATAAGGGGATTCCTTGTAACAG GAAGCTAATAGGAGCTAAGCATTTCAATTATGGAAACTTAGCAATGAAGGCTGATATCTATAACATAATTGAAGAAACTGACCAAACAACGGCTCGTGATACCGAAGGCCATGGCACTCACACCCTTTCGATAGCAGCTGGATCTCCCGTACCAGGCACCAGCATTTTTGGTTTTGGCCAAGGCACAGCCAGAGGGACACTCCCTAATGCAAGAGTTGCTGCTTATAAGGTCTGTTGGCCACCTGTTGATGAAAATACAATAGGATGTTGTGATATAGATATCCTTGCCGGTTTTGATGCAGCCATACATGACGGTGTTGACATAATATCGGCTTCTATTGCTACATCCTTTGCGGCCGGTGAACCACAACCTGAGTATTATATGGATGCCACTGCTATCGGTGCATTCCATGCTGTTAAGAAAGGAATTGTTGTTGTTTGCTCGGCGGGTAATGGTGGACCTGATGCGTCTACTGTTGGAAATGTTGCACCATGGATCATTACTGTTGGAGCAAGTGTTATGGATCGGGGTTTCTCTAATTATGTTCAGCTTGGTGATAATAGGCGCTTCAAG GGACAAAGCCTAGCAACAACAGCCTTGCCAGAGAAAAAACAATATCCTCTTGTTAATGCTGCCAAGGTTAAACTTCCTGAAGCAGATGATTATGACGC ACTTGCATGTAAAGAAGGTACATTGGATCCAGAACTAGTGAAAGGAAAAATTGTAGCCTGCGTAGACGGTTATATTCCGAGAACTATAAAAGGGCAAGTCGTGGCTGATGCTGGTGGCGTAGGAATGATTGTTCTCAACGATATGCCTTCTGACTGCTACGCCGATCTCCATCTCCACCCTGCTTCTCACCTATTCGAGAATGCTACTACAATTATAGACTACATTGCTGACTCTCC GAATCCTACAGCCTGCATATCGAACCCGGAAACTGATTTTGGTCTCAACCCTGCTTTAGCTTGTTTTTCCTCCCGAGGACCTAATTCCCTGACATATGATGTTCTTAAG CCAGATATTATTGCCCCAGGGATGAGCATATTAGCTTCATATTCTCCAGAAGGTATGGCTACAGAGTTGGCAACAGATAAGCGTAGACTCCTCTTCAATGTACTCTCTGGTACATCTATGGCTAGTCCTCATGTCGCAGGAATGGTCGGCGTTATCAAATCTGCCCATCCAGATTGGACTCCTTCTGAAATCAAATCAGCTCTTATGACCACTG CAAGAACTCGTGATCACTTGGGCGAAACACTTCGTGATCAATGTATTAACAATGTGGAGGCCGATCCGTTTGGGTACGGAGCTGGTCATGTTAGGCTGGTACGCGCCCTAGATCCTGGCTTGGTGTATCCATTAACAATGCATGAGTATTGGAACTTCTTTTGTTCCATTGGTTACAACGAAAGCCAGTTTGCCAAGTTCTTCAAGAAGCCTTTCGTGTGCCCTAAACAGAGCTGTACCTTAGACTTCAATTATCCTGCAATTACTATCCCGGGTCTAAGTGGATCCGTAACCATATCTAGACTACTTAAAAACGTGGGTACACCCGGAATTTACAACGCGTCAATCATCGAACCGTGGGGAATTTCAGTCACAGTTGCACCAAAAACATTGAAATTTGAGAAAGTCGGGGAGAAGAAAATGTTCAGGCTTACTATAAAGGCTAAGGATGGAATGAAACCTAAAACCTTTGTTTTTGGTAAGCTTAAATGGTCTGATGGTGTTCATAGTGTAAGGAGCCCAATTTCAGTGAGTCTAGAGCAAGCTACTGATTCCTAA